A single genomic interval of Monodelphis domestica isolate mMonDom1 chromosome X, mMonDom1.pri, whole genome shotgun sequence harbors:
- the TMEM35A gene encoding novel acetylcholine receptor chaperone yields MASPRTVTIVALSVALGLFFVFMGTIKLTPRLSKDAYSEMKRAYKSYVRALPLLKKMGVTSIALRKSIGTLEVICGIIMTVVPGRPKDVANFFLLLLVLVVLFFHQLVGDPLKRYAHALVFGILLTCRLLIARQPEEQLIERKASSRGGEGQAAPHKKVKVKVS; encoded by the exons ATGGCTTCCCCCAGGACAGTAACCATCGTGGCCCTGTCCGTGGCCCTGGGGCTCTTCTTTGTCTTCATGGGGACCATCAAGTTGACCCCCAGGCTCAGCAAGGATGCCTACAGTGAGATG AAACGTGCCTACAAGAGTTATGTCCGGGCCCTGCCACTGCTGAAGAAAATGGGTGTGACTTCCATTGCTCTCCGAAAAAGCATTGGAACCCTTGAAGTGATCTGTGGCATCATCATGACCGTGGTCCCTGGCCGTCCTAAAGATGTCgccaatttcttccttcttttgctgGTGTTGGTCGTGCTCTTCTTCCATCAGCTGGTTGGCGATCCCCTCAAGCGTTATGCCCATGCCCTGGTCTTCGGGATCTTGCTCACCTGCCGCCTGCTGATTGCCCGCCAGCCAGAGGAACAGCTTATTGAGAGGAAGGCTTCGTCCAGGGGTGGTGAGGGGCAGGCTGCCCCCCACAAGAAGGTCAAGGTCAAAGTGTCTTAA